One segment of Dromaius novaehollandiae isolate bDroNov1 chromosome Z, bDroNov1.hap1, whole genome shotgun sequence DNA contains the following:
- the DCP2 gene encoding m7GpppN-mRNA hydrolase isoform X1, with protein sequence MFFIQCFEVQKFALFGQGGEAASAIFARFILHIPSEERDNAIRVCFQIELAHWFYLDFYMQNTPGLPQCGIRDFAKAVFNHCPFLLPQGEDVQKVLDEWKEYKMGVPTYGAIILDETLENVLLVQGYLAKSGWGFPKGKVNKEEAPHDCAAREVFEETGFDIKDYICKEEYIELRINDQLARLYIIPGVPKNTKFNPKTRREIRNIEWFSIDKLPCHRNDMTPKSKLGLAPNKFFMAIPFIRPLREWLSQRNGDSSDSDNGFSSTGSTPSKLNMEKARSKLRCSQQVFTDGFSGEQWVKPKQPQKPYNHPEMSEVLKIKNLRGNGRKQYQDTPSQKKRTNGVHSQPAKQNHALKCEKRLNPRRLQDNFETADAAYEICCSSEDPLLEHGEGHSVACNGHYKFVFSSRAFLSFKFDHDAIMKSFDL encoded by the exons cCGATTTATTTTGCACATTCCAAGTGAAGAGAGAGACAATGCAATCAGAGTATGTTTTCAGATTGAACTCGCCCATTGGTTTTACTTGGATTTCTACATGCAAAACACACCAGGATTACCTCAGTGTGGGATAAGAGACTTTGCTAAAGCTG TCTTCAATCACTGCCCTTTTTTACTGCCTCAAGGTGAAGATGTACAAAAGGTTTTAGATGAGTGGAAGGAATATAAAATGGGAGTGCCAACCTATGGTGCAATTATTCTTGATGAAACACTTGAAAAT GTTCTTTTGGTCCAGGGCTATTTAGCAAAGTCTGGTTGGGGATTTCCAAAAGGGAAGGTAAATAAAGAAGAGGCTCCTCATGACTGTGCTGCTAGAGAG GTGTTTGAAGAAACAGGGTTTGACATAAAAGATTATATCTGCAAAGAGGAATACATTGAGCTGAGAATTAATGATCAGTTAGCACGGCTGTACATCATTCCAGGAGTTCCAAAGAACACAAAATTCAACCCCAAAACTAGAAGGGAAATTCGG aATATTGAATGGTTTTCCATCGACAAATTACCGTGCCACAGGAATGACATGACCCCAAAGTCCAAGCTAGGTTTGGCACCTAACAAATTTTTTATGGCCATTCCCTTTATCAG GCCATTGAGGGAATGGCTTTCTCAAAGGAATGGAGATTCCTCGGATAGCGACAATGGATTTTCATCGACTGGGAGCACACCCTCTAAACTCAACATGGAAAAAGCAAG ATCCAAACTTCGCTGTAGTCAGCAGGTGTTTACAGATGGCTTTTCAGGAGAGCAGTGGGTAAAGCCAAAACAGCCGCAGAAGCCATATAATCATCCCGAGAtgtctgaagttttaaaaataaag AACTTGAGGGGCAATGGCAGAAAGCAATATCAAGACACTCCCAGCCAAAAGAAGCGAACAAATGGAGTCCACAGTCAACCAGCTAAGCAAAACCATGCCTTG aaatgtgaaaaaaggcTTAATCCAAGAAGACTTCAAGATAACTttgaaacag cagatGCAGCATATGAGATATGTTGCTCCAGTGAAGATCCGCTGCTAGAACATGGAGAGGGACACTCTGTGGCATGCAATGGCCATTACAAGTTTGTGTTCTCGTCAAGAGCTTTCTTGAGCTTCAAGTTTGACCATGATGCCATAATGAAAAGTTTTGACCTCTGA
- the DCP2 gene encoding m7GpppN-mRNA hydrolase isoform X3, with amino-acid sequence METKRAEIPSSVLDDLCSRFILHIPSEERDNAIRVCFQIELAHWFYLDFYMQNTPGLPQCGIRDFAKAVFNHCPFLLPQGEDVQKVLDEWKEYKMGVPTYGAIILDETLENVLLVQGYLAKSGWGFPKGKVNKEEAPHDCAAREVFEETGFDIKDYICKEEYIELRINDQLARLYIIPGVPKNTKFNPKTRREIRNIEWFSIDKLPCHRNDMTPKSKLGLAPNKFFMAIPFIRPLREWLSQRNGDSSDSDNGFSSTGSTPSKLNMEKARSKLRCSQQVFTDGFSGEQWVKPKQPQKPYNHPEMSEVLKIKNLRGNGRKQYQDTPSQKKRTNGVHSQPAKQNHALKCEKRLNPRRLQDNFETADAAYEICCSSEDPLLEHGEGHSVACNGHYKFVFSSRAFLSFKFDHDAIMKSFDL; translated from the exons cCGATTTATTTTGCACATTCCAAGTGAAGAGAGAGACAATGCAATCAGAGTATGTTTTCAGATTGAACTCGCCCATTGGTTTTACTTGGATTTCTACATGCAAAACACACCAGGATTACCTCAGTGTGGGATAAGAGACTTTGCTAAAGCTG TCTTCAATCACTGCCCTTTTTTACTGCCTCAAGGTGAAGATGTACAAAAGGTTTTAGATGAGTGGAAGGAATATAAAATGGGAGTGCCAACCTATGGTGCAATTATTCTTGATGAAACACTTGAAAAT GTTCTTTTGGTCCAGGGCTATTTAGCAAAGTCTGGTTGGGGATTTCCAAAAGGGAAGGTAAATAAAGAAGAGGCTCCTCATGACTGTGCTGCTAGAGAG GTGTTTGAAGAAACAGGGTTTGACATAAAAGATTATATCTGCAAAGAGGAATACATTGAGCTGAGAATTAATGATCAGTTAGCACGGCTGTACATCATTCCAGGAGTTCCAAAGAACACAAAATTCAACCCCAAAACTAGAAGGGAAATTCGG aATATTGAATGGTTTTCCATCGACAAATTACCGTGCCACAGGAATGACATGACCCCAAAGTCCAAGCTAGGTTTGGCACCTAACAAATTTTTTATGGCCATTCCCTTTATCAG GCCATTGAGGGAATGGCTTTCTCAAAGGAATGGAGATTCCTCGGATAGCGACAATGGATTTTCATCGACTGGGAGCACACCCTCTAAACTCAACATGGAAAAAGCAAG ATCCAAACTTCGCTGTAGTCAGCAGGTGTTTACAGATGGCTTTTCAGGAGAGCAGTGGGTAAAGCCAAAACAGCCGCAGAAGCCATATAATCATCCCGAGAtgtctgaagttttaaaaataaag AACTTGAGGGGCAATGGCAGAAAGCAATATCAAGACACTCCCAGCCAAAAGAAGCGAACAAATGGAGTCCACAGTCAACCAGCTAAGCAAAACCATGCCTTG aaatgtgaaaaaaggcTTAATCCAAGAAGACTTCAAGATAACTttgaaacag cagatGCAGCATATGAGATATGTTGCTCCAGTGAAGATCCGCTGCTAGAACATGGAGAGGGACACTCTGTGGCATGCAATGGCCATTACAAGTTTGTGTTCTCGTCAAGAGCTTTCTTGAGCTTCAAGTTTGACCATGATGCCATAATGAAAAGTTTTGACCTCTGA
- the DCP2 gene encoding m7GpppN-mRNA hydrolase isoform X4, with translation METKRAEIPSSVLDDLCSRFILHIPSEERDNAIRVCFQIELAHWFYLDFYMQNTPGLPQCGIRDFAKAVFNHCPFLLPQGEDVQKVLDEWKEYKMGVPTYGAIILDETLENVLLVQGYLAKSGWGFPKGKVNKEEAPHDCAAREVFEETGFDIKDYICKEEYIELRINDQLARLYIIPGVPKNTKFNPKTRREIRNIEWFSIDKLPCHRNDMTPKSKLGLAPNKFFMAIPFIRPLREWLSQRNGDSSDSDNGFSSTGSTPSKLNMEKARSKLRCSQQVFTDGFSGEQWVKPKQPQKPYNHPEMSEVLKIKNLRGNGRKQYQDTPSQKKRTNGVHSQPAKQNHALKCEKRLNPRRLQDNFETDAAYEICCSSEDPLLEHGEGHSVACNGHYKFVFSSRAFLSFKFDHDAIMKSFDL, from the exons cCGATTTATTTTGCACATTCCAAGTGAAGAGAGAGACAATGCAATCAGAGTATGTTTTCAGATTGAACTCGCCCATTGGTTTTACTTGGATTTCTACATGCAAAACACACCAGGATTACCTCAGTGTGGGATAAGAGACTTTGCTAAAGCTG TCTTCAATCACTGCCCTTTTTTACTGCCTCAAGGTGAAGATGTACAAAAGGTTTTAGATGAGTGGAAGGAATATAAAATGGGAGTGCCAACCTATGGTGCAATTATTCTTGATGAAACACTTGAAAAT GTTCTTTTGGTCCAGGGCTATTTAGCAAAGTCTGGTTGGGGATTTCCAAAAGGGAAGGTAAATAAAGAAGAGGCTCCTCATGACTGTGCTGCTAGAGAG GTGTTTGAAGAAACAGGGTTTGACATAAAAGATTATATCTGCAAAGAGGAATACATTGAGCTGAGAATTAATGATCAGTTAGCACGGCTGTACATCATTCCAGGAGTTCCAAAGAACACAAAATTCAACCCCAAAACTAGAAGGGAAATTCGG aATATTGAATGGTTTTCCATCGACAAATTACCGTGCCACAGGAATGACATGACCCCAAAGTCCAAGCTAGGTTTGGCACCTAACAAATTTTTTATGGCCATTCCCTTTATCAG GCCATTGAGGGAATGGCTTTCTCAAAGGAATGGAGATTCCTCGGATAGCGACAATGGATTTTCATCGACTGGGAGCACACCCTCTAAACTCAACATGGAAAAAGCAAG ATCCAAACTTCGCTGTAGTCAGCAGGTGTTTACAGATGGCTTTTCAGGAGAGCAGTGGGTAAAGCCAAAACAGCCGCAGAAGCCATATAATCATCCCGAGAtgtctgaagttttaaaaataaag AACTTGAGGGGCAATGGCAGAAAGCAATATCAAGACACTCCCAGCCAAAAGAAGCGAACAAATGGAGTCCACAGTCAACCAGCTAAGCAAAACCATGCCTTG aaatgtgaaaaaaggcTTAATCCAAGAAGACTTCAAGATAACTttgaaacag atGCAGCATATGAGATATGTTGCTCCAGTGAAGATCCGCTGCTAGAACATGGAGAGGGACACTCTGTGGCATGCAATGGCCATTACAAGTTTGTGTTCTCGTCAAGAGCTTTCTTGAGCTTCAAGTTTGACCATGATGCCATAATGAAAAGTTTTGACCTCTGA
- the DCP2 gene encoding m7GpppN-mRNA hydrolase isoform X2, with the protein MFFIQCFEVQKFALFGQGGEAASAIFARFILHIPSEERDNAIRVCFQIELAHWFYLDFYMQNTPGLPQCGIRDFAKAVFNHCPFLLPQGEDVQKVLDEWKEYKMGVPTYGAIILDETLENVLLVQGYLAKSGWGFPKGKVNKEEAPHDCAAREVFEETGFDIKDYICKEEYIELRINDQLARLYIIPGVPKNTKFNPKTRREIRNIEWFSIDKLPCHRNDMTPKSKLGLAPNKFFMAIPFIRPLREWLSQRNGDSSDSDNGFSSTGSTPSKLNMEKARSKLRCSQQVFTDGFSGEQWVKPKQPQKPYNHPEMSEVLKIKNLRGNGRKQYQDTPSQKKRTNGVHSQPAKQNHALKCEKRLNPRRLQDNFETDAAYEICCSSEDPLLEHGEGHSVACNGHYKFVFSSRAFLSFKFDHDAIMKSFDL; encoded by the exons cCGATTTATTTTGCACATTCCAAGTGAAGAGAGAGACAATGCAATCAGAGTATGTTTTCAGATTGAACTCGCCCATTGGTTTTACTTGGATTTCTACATGCAAAACACACCAGGATTACCTCAGTGTGGGATAAGAGACTTTGCTAAAGCTG TCTTCAATCACTGCCCTTTTTTACTGCCTCAAGGTGAAGATGTACAAAAGGTTTTAGATGAGTGGAAGGAATATAAAATGGGAGTGCCAACCTATGGTGCAATTATTCTTGATGAAACACTTGAAAAT GTTCTTTTGGTCCAGGGCTATTTAGCAAAGTCTGGTTGGGGATTTCCAAAAGGGAAGGTAAATAAAGAAGAGGCTCCTCATGACTGTGCTGCTAGAGAG GTGTTTGAAGAAACAGGGTTTGACATAAAAGATTATATCTGCAAAGAGGAATACATTGAGCTGAGAATTAATGATCAGTTAGCACGGCTGTACATCATTCCAGGAGTTCCAAAGAACACAAAATTCAACCCCAAAACTAGAAGGGAAATTCGG aATATTGAATGGTTTTCCATCGACAAATTACCGTGCCACAGGAATGACATGACCCCAAAGTCCAAGCTAGGTTTGGCACCTAACAAATTTTTTATGGCCATTCCCTTTATCAG GCCATTGAGGGAATGGCTTTCTCAAAGGAATGGAGATTCCTCGGATAGCGACAATGGATTTTCATCGACTGGGAGCACACCCTCTAAACTCAACATGGAAAAAGCAAG ATCCAAACTTCGCTGTAGTCAGCAGGTGTTTACAGATGGCTTTTCAGGAGAGCAGTGGGTAAAGCCAAAACAGCCGCAGAAGCCATATAATCATCCCGAGAtgtctgaagttttaaaaataaag AACTTGAGGGGCAATGGCAGAAAGCAATATCAAGACACTCCCAGCCAAAAGAAGCGAACAAATGGAGTCCACAGTCAACCAGCTAAGCAAAACCATGCCTTG aaatgtgaaaaaaggcTTAATCCAAGAAGACTTCAAGATAACTttgaaacag atGCAGCATATGAGATATGTTGCTCCAGTGAAGATCCGCTGCTAGAACATGGAGAGGGACACTCTGTGGCATGCAATGGCCATTACAAGTTTGTGTTCTCGTCAAGAGCTTTCTTGAGCTTCAAGTTTGACCATGATGCCATAATGAAAAGTTTTGACCTCTGA